From a single Plasmodium yoelii strain 17X genome assembly, chromosome: 9 genomic region:
- a CDS encoding Fe-S cluster assembly protein, putative: MDSDIIDEEFVYGKNIEKIKKKKELILDCLKEINDPDLKRNIVELNFVRNLKIKENKNGKYDIEFDLNLTTPACPVKDELLSECKKKLNTYDWIEDININITFFSFNENDRKKNIKKIENIILVYSCKGGVGKSFFSVNFAYYLKKQGATVGLLDADINGPSLPTLLPFDHSYAKFKALKKKKKNGINNKIFYEQEKINNIIDQDQNHTFLKKESFQENYFFDKTKNIMKNLNNVNLIDERHDENFKLRENNNNKIYSGLFESYTNEDNENEEKKNDIIDSQKENNDDEKEERGDYKEEEDITIPLIEPLIYKNVKLMSYAYIKDKQKLGFASFRGPILNELISEFVHNVNWGVLDYLIIDMPPGTSDIHLNLFESEHIDGIIMITTPNDLSINDAEKGINMSNYFNIPIICLIINMNYFICDNCDKKHYIFNNCDIKSLQKKISKIYEFPFHPLVSKNVYNNTDFDHVESVDKEKGCKFSDEKDCKFPFILSSENHYLIQKLEEIFENATREISIIKYNHTLNLPSIQIYNKYYIQLSFDSIQNKYVFSDDVLTCNSKDIRLKCACDICTNLKKNNPQKKKNIKKYIFNHNIYVKEIIKLGAYNVKFIWSDDHVSIYSYSYLKHIFQKKKITGPIPYCSSNNISKYDW, from the coding sequence ATGGATAGTGACATAATTGACGAAGAATTTGtatatggaaaaaatatagaaaagataaaaaaaaaaaaggaattaaTTTTAGATTgcttaaaagaaataaatgatCCAGACTTAAAAAGGAATATAGTAGAACTAAATTTTGTTcgtaatttaaaaataaaagaaaataaaaatggaaaatatgacATCGAATTTGATTTAAATTTGACAACACCCGCCTGTCCTGTTAAGGATGAATTATTATCAGagtgtaaaaaaaaactgaATACATATGACTGGAtagaagatataaatattaatatcacattttttagtttcaatgaaaatgatagaaaaaaaaatataaagaaaattgaaaatattatattagtatATAGTTGTAAAGGTGGAGTAggaaaatcatttttttctgttAATTTTgcttattatttaaaaaaacaagGAGCTACAGTTGGTCTTTTAGATGCTGATATTAATGGCCCAAGTTTACCAACACTATTGCCTTTTGATCATTCATATGCTAAATTTAaagctttaaaaaaaaaaaaaaaaaatggtattaataataaaatattttatgaacaggaaaaaataaataatataattgacCAAGATCAAAATcatacttttttaaaaaaagaaagttttcaggaaaattatttttttgataaaacaaaaaatattatgaaaaatttgaataatGTTAACCTAATAGATGAAAGAcatgatgaaaattttaaattaagggaaaataataataataaaatatatagcgGTTTATTTGAATCTTATACAAATGaggataatgaaaatgaagaaaaaaaaaatgatattattgATAGtcaaaaagaaaataatgatgatgaaaaagaagaaagaGGTGATTACAAAGAGGAAGAAGATATCACAATCCCATTAATAGAACCAttgatatataaaaatgtaaaattaatgtcatatgcatatataaaagataaaCAAAAGTTGGGTTTTGCCTCTTTTAGGGGTCCAATACTAAACGAATTAATTAGCGAATTTGTTCATAATGTAAATTGGGGTGTATTagattatttaattattgatatGCCACCAGGTACTAGTGATAtacatttaaatttatttgaatcTGAACATATCGATGGTATTATTATGATTACTACTCCAAATGATTTATCTATTAATGATGCCGAAAAAGGAATAAATATGTCtaactattttaatattcctattatttgtttaattataaatatgaattattttatttgtgaTAATTGCGATaaaaaacattatatttttaacaattgTGATATTAAAtctttacaaaaaaaaataagcaaaatatatgaattccCATTTCATCCTCTtgtatcaaaaaatgtatataacaATACTGATTTTGATCATGTCGAAAGTGTGGATAAAGAAAAGGGTTGTAAATTTTCAGATGAAAAAGATTGTAAGTTTCCATTTATACTATCCTCTGAaaatcattatttaattcaaAAACTTGAAGAGATATTTGAGAATGCTACAAGAGAAATttcaattataaaatataaccaTACCTTAAATTTACCATCTATACagatttataataaatattatatacaattaAGTTTTGATTcaattcaaaataaatatgttttttcaGATGATGTATTAACTTGTAATAGTAAAGATATACGTTTAAAATGTGCTTGTGATATATGcacaaatttaaaaaaaaataatccacaaaaaaaaaaaaatataaaaaaatatatttttaatcataatatatatgtaaaggaaataattaaattaggCGCATATAATGTTAAATTTATTTGGTCTGATGATCATGTTTCtatttattcatattcaTATCTAAAACacatatttcaaaaaaaaaaaataactggCCCAATTCCATATTGCAGCTCTAATAATATATCCAAATATGATTGgtaa